A single region of the Bacillota bacterium genome encodes:
- the tuf gene encoding elongation factor Tu (EF-Tu; promotes GTP-dependent binding of aminoacyl-tRNA to the A-site of ribosomes during protein biosynthesis; when the tRNA anticodon matches the mRNA codon, GTP hydrolysis results; the inactive EF-Tu-GDP leaves the ribosome and release of GDP is promoted by elongation factor Ts; many prokaryotes have two copies of the gene encoding EF-Tu) has translation VANLPEGTEMVMPGDNIEMDIELITPIAIEEGLRFAIREGGRTVGAGVVTGIVND, from the coding sequence GAGTTGCAAACCTGCCTGAAGGAACAGAAATGGTAATGCCCGGGGATAACATTGAAATGGACATCGAACTCATCACCCCTATCGCCATTGAAGAAGGTCTGCGCTTTGCTATCCGTGAAGGCGGACGCACCGTGGGAGCCGGCGTAGTTACCGGTATCGTTAACGATTAG